The following are encoded in a window of Phragmites australis chromosome 22, lpPhrAust1.1, whole genome shotgun sequence genomic DNA:
- the LOC133905149 gene encoding WEB family protein At5g55860-like, whose protein sequence is MGTKARPPPTDAEKAEIGEIDTRAPFESVKAAVSLFGEVRFSSDKSAARKPKAPQAERVLAKETELHLAQKELNKYKEQLSNAETTRVQALSELEKAKKTVEELTTKLDAINKSKELAIQATEDAKTRTKQLEGADTNEGLGTDGPLNQELESAREQYTVALTDLDAAKQELRKLKKDFETSLDMRLSAAQQEEESLHSSEANKEKANQLCKKVAEIQESLMHVKSATEQAHEEESQILAEKDVARKTYKQALEETQKKLLSLKNDFDPAAYDSLKEKLDQTNSDIASMQKKIEDARARDLESVAVVSTELDDAKEMLQKVAEEESSLRSLVESLNVELEAVKQEHNQLKVKDTETESIIGDLHVKLQKCKSELEAAVAAESKATSASDDLMLALQQLSSESKNALQEAEMMQRTAAELRDQAEKARVELAEAEQKLQLALKEAEEAKAAEARALDQIKQLSDRASATRTSTSESGAKITISKEEFDSLSRKVEESEKLSEMKVAAAMAQVEAVRASENEAIKKFESARKEMEDMALATEEALKRAEMAESAKKAVEGELKRWREKEQKKTAEAQPSAEAQEYATSTGSPPIHKASAGKAAEKNEGHQRNSRTLLRKSFMLPNITSMFHKKKSHADSSSPSYLPGEKSV, encoded by the exons ATGGGTACAAAAGCTCGCCCACCACCTACTGATGCAGAAAAAGCGGAGATTGGAGAAATAGATACACGGGCTCCATTTGAATCTGTTAAAGCTGCAGTGAGTTTATTTGGTGAAGTCCGGTTTTCATCTGACAAATCAGCTGCAAGAAAGCCCAAGGCTCCTCAAGCAGAG AGGGTGTTAGCTAAGGAGACAGAGCTGCACTTGGCCCAGAAAGAGTTGAATAAATACAAGGAACAGCTGAGTAATGCTGAGACAACCAGAGTACAGGCCCTCTCTGAGCTAGAGAAAGCTAAAAAAACTGTTGAGGAGCTAACTACTAAGCTGGATGCAATCAACAAGTCTAAAGAACTGGCTATTCAGGCAACAGAGGATGCAAAGACTCGAACCAAGCAGCTTGAAGGTGCCGACACAAATGAAGGTCTTGGAACAGATGGTCCTCTGAATCAGGAACTGGAAAGTGCAAGGGAGCAGTATACTGTTGCTTTGACGGATCTTGATGCAGCAAAACAGGAGCTTAgaaagctcaagaaggatttTGAAACCTCATTGGATATGAGGTTGTCTGCTGCCCAGCAGGAAGAGGAATCATTGCACTCAAGTGAAGCCAACAAGGAAAAGGCTAATCAACTTTGTAAAAAGGTTGCAGAAATTCAAGAGTCGCTTATGCACGTTAAGTCAGCTACAGAACAGGCACACGAAGAGGAATCACAAATCCTTGCTGAGAAGGATGTTGCTAGGAAAACATACAAACAAGCTTTGGAAGAAACACAGAAGAAATTGTTATCTTTGAAAAATGATTTTGATCCTGCTGCTTATGACAGTCTCAAAGAAAAGCTAGACCAAACCAATTCTGACATTGCATCTATGCAGAAGAAGATAGAAGATGCTCGGGCTCGAGATTTAGAGTCTGTTGCTGTTGTCAGTACAGAGTTGGATGACGCTAAGGAAATGTTGCAGAAAGTAGCAGAGGAGGAAAGTTCTCTTCGGAGTTTGGTGGAATCACTGAATGTGGAGCTAGAAGCTGTAAAGCAGGAGCACAATCAGCTCAAAGTGAAGGACACAGAAACTGAATCCATCATTGGAGATCTACATGTGAAGCTTCAGAAATGCAAATCTGAGCTTGAGGCAGCTGTCGCTGCTGAATCAAAAGCTACATCAGCTTCTGATGACTTGATGTTGGCCCTTCAGCAGTTGTCTTCTGAGTCAAAGAATGCCCTGCAGGAAGCTGAGATGATGCAGAGGACTGCGGCAGAACTAAGAGATCAAGCTGAAAAAGCTCGCGTTGAACTAGCAGAAGCTGAGCAAAAGTTGCAGCTGGCTTTGAAGGAAGCAGAAGAAGCAAAGGCAGCTGAAGCAAGGGCCCTTGATCAGATCAAGCAACTATCTGACAGAGCAAGTGCCACTCGGACCTCAACTTCTGAATCCGGAGCAAAGATCACAATCTCAAAAGAGGAGTTTGATTCTCTTAGCCGAAAGGTCGAGGAGTCAGAAAAGTTGAGTGAAATGAAAGTTGCTGCTGCTATGGCTCAAGTAGAAGCCGTCAGAGCCAGTGAGAACGAGGCAATTAAGAAATTTGAATCTGCccggaaggagatggaggatatGGCGTTGGCAACAGAGGAGGCACTTAAAAGGGCAGAGATGGCTGAATCAGCAAAAAAGGCTGTAGAAGGTGAGCTTAAGCGGTggcgagagaaggagcagaaGAAAACTGCGGAGGCTCAGCCTTCTGCAGAAGCACAAGAATATGCAACTTCAACTGGATCTCCGCCTATACATAAGGCTTCTGCTGGGAAAGCTGCTGAGAAGAATGAAGGGCATCAAAGGAACAGCAGAACGCTACTGAGGAAGAGCTTTATGCTGCCAAACATCACAAGCATGTTCCATAAGAAGAAGAGTCATGCTGACAGCAGTTCTCCGTCATACCTTCCTGGGGAAAAATCCGTGTAA